A stretch of the Vibrio sp. YMD68 genome encodes the following:
- a CDS encoding helix-turn-helix domain-containing protein, which yields MKLSQDMSRKFELVNALSKLDKPSLHDLHSETKIPESTIKRQLAMLRDEFDMKIIFIRESRGERGATGYYMITDWGILDREKFILRHGKL from the coding sequence ATGAAGTTATCTCAGGATATGAGTCGCAAGTTTGAACTGGTAAATGCGCTGTCTAAGTTAGATAAGCCCAGCTTGCACGATCTCCATTCAGAGACCAAGATTCCTGAGTCCACTATTAAACGCCAACTGGCGATGCTTCGTGATGAGTTTGATATGAAAATTATATTCATCCGTGAATCGAGGGGAGAGCGAGGAGCTACAGGCTACTATATGATAACGGACTGGGGTATTTTGGACCGAGAGAAGTTCATCTTGCGGCACGGAAAGCTCTGA